Proteins encoded by one window of Gallaecimonas pentaromativorans:
- the folE2 gene encoding GTP cyclohydrolase FolE2 has product MTHALPDVSLSESPLNASALEWVGMEGIDLPITLAEPGYRRQLHAKVDMQVDLPEPGIKGIHMSRLYRLLEPLANGRALLPGRLRQLLRAMVASHGDCHSSHARLRLHFSLLVRRAALKSDGLSGWKAYPMVIDASLVGGQVALTSQVTVAYSSTCPCSAALTRQLQEQGFLAAFAGQGLLAPETVAAWLRQHGTLATPHSQRSLAEVSVSHSSGAGHFGLLGLIDTIEQALATPVQTAVKRADEQAFAALNGQNLMFVEDAARRLQGALAHYPEAKIKVRHMESLHPHDAIAMAG; this is encoded by the coding sequence ATGACCCATGCCCTGCCCGATGTCTCCCTTAGCGAATCGCCACTAAACGCCAGTGCCCTGGAATGGGTAGGGATGGAAGGCATCGATTTACCCATTACCCTGGCCGAGCCGGGCTACCGGCGCCAGCTCCATGCCAAGGTCGACATGCAGGTGGACCTGCCGGAGCCCGGCATCAAGGGTATTCACATGTCCCGGCTGTACCGGTTGCTCGAACCCTTGGCCAATGGCCGAGCACTGCTACCTGGGCGCCTTCGCCAACTGCTGCGCGCCATGGTGGCCAGCCATGGCGATTGCCACAGCAGCCATGCCCGGTTGCGGCTGCACTTCTCGCTGCTGGTGCGCCGTGCCGCGCTGAAAAGTGACGGGCTATCAGGGTGGAAGGCTTACCCGATGGTGATTGACGCCAGCCTGGTTGGCGGCCAAGTGGCCCTTACTAGCCAGGTAACGGTGGCCTATTCCTCAACCTGCCCCTGCTCGGCGGCGCTGACTCGCCAACTGCAGGAGCAGGGCTTTTTAGCGGCCTTTGCTGGCCAAGGGTTGCTGGCACCAGAAACGGTTGCTGCCTGGCTGCGTCAGCACGGCACCCTCGCTACCCCCCACAGCCAGCGAAGCCTCGCCGAGGTCTCGGTTAGCCATAGCAGCGGTGCTGGCCACTTTGGGCTGCTGGGGCTTATCGACACCATCGAGCAGGCTCTGGCTACGCCGGTGCAAACCGCCGTCAAGCGGGCCGACGAACAAGCCTTTGCTGCCCTTAATGGCCAGAACCTAATGTTTGTGGAAGACGCCGCCCGCCGTTTGCAAGGGGCGTTGGCGCATTACCCGGAGGCCAAAATCAAGGTGCGCCATATGGAGAGCCTGCATCCTCATGACGCGATAGCCATGGCCGGCTGA
- a CDS encoding glutathione S-transferase family protein, translated as MSIVLYELAGANPQRRFSPYCWRIHLALWLKGVSFDARAWRYNDKPLIAASGQGKVPVLFAGEQVLWESWDIACYLEAHYPEGPSLFPEGQAQAKAFMERCDKVFNVAIRWFLLPAIYPLLTPGDQRYFRATREAQIGMALEACSQKADQAAFYAVLAQFAEELGDKPFFAGNEPGYSDLSLLGSMLWGAATWPVDFLADEPRLNSWRARLAARFPGLGDYCFCYPL; from the coding sequence ATGTCTATCGTGCTTTATGAGCTGGCCGGCGCCAATCCGCAGCGCCGTTTCAGCCCTTACTGCTGGCGTATTCACCTGGCGCTGTGGCTTAAAGGAGTGAGCTTTGATGCCCGCGCCTGGCGTTATAACGACAAACCGCTGATCGCCGCCTCCGGCCAAGGCAAGGTGCCGGTGTTGTTTGCTGGTGAGCAAGTGCTGTGGGAGTCCTGGGATATTGCCTGTTACTTGGAGGCGCACTACCCTGAGGGGCCGTCGTTGTTCCCGGAAGGGCAGGCCCAGGCTAAAGCCTTTATGGAACGCTGCGACAAGGTGTTCAATGTCGCCATTCGCTGGTTTTTGCTGCCGGCCATCTACCCGCTGCTGACCCCGGGCGACCAGCGCTATTTTCGCGCCACCCGCGAGGCGCAGATCGGCATGGCTCTGGAAGCTTGCTCGCAAAAGGCCGACCAGGCTGCTTTTTACGCAGTGCTGGCACAGTTTGCCGAGGAGCTCGGGGATAAACCGTTTTTTGCCGGCAACGAACCCGGTTACAGCGATTTGAGCCTGCTGGGCTCGATGCTGTGGGGCGCCGCCACCTGGCCTGTTGATTTCCTGGCTGATGAGCCGCGTCTTAACAGCTGGCGCGCCCGGCTGGCGGCCCGCTTCCCTGGCCTTGGCGACTATTGCTTCTGTTATCCGCTGTAA
- the mutM gene encoding bifunctional DNA-formamidopyrimidine glycosylase/DNA-(apurinic or apyrimidinic site) lyase, which produces MPELPEVETTRRGVSPFLLGQQIARIEVRQRGLRWPVPEALALLEGQVIEKVSRRAKYLVIETAMGSALVHLGMSGALRILTEVQAPGKHDHVDLVLAGGQVMRFTDPRRFGAWLYVPPGEQHQLLGKLGPEPLTEAFDGQRLFELSRKRQIPVKTFIMDNAVVVGVGNIYANEALFMAGIDPRRPAGNVSQERYLKLAEAIKAVLARAIEQGGTTLKDFTAADGKPGYFAQELKVYGRKGLPCPACGAELREVRIGGRSTVYCALCQR; this is translated from the coding sequence ATGCCGGAATTACCGGAAGTTGAAACCACCCGCCGTGGTGTATCCCCCTTTTTATTAGGCCAGCAGATCGCTCGCATCGAAGTGCGCCAGCGTGGCCTGCGCTGGCCGGTGCCGGAGGCGCTGGCGCTGCTGGAAGGCCAGGTCATTGAGAAAGTCAGCCGCCGCGCCAAGTATCTGGTGATCGAAACCGCCATGGGCAGCGCCCTGGTGCACCTGGGCATGAGCGGGGCGCTGCGTATCCTCACCGAAGTTCAGGCACCCGGTAAGCACGACCACGTGGATTTGGTGCTGGCCGGTGGCCAGGTGATGCGCTTCACCGATCCGCGCCGCTTTGGCGCCTGGCTCTATGTGCCCCCCGGCGAGCAGCATCAACTGCTTGGCAAGCTGGGGCCGGAGCCGCTTACCGAGGCCTTTGACGGCCAGCGCCTCTTTGAGCTCAGCCGCAAGCGGCAGATCCCGGTCAAAACCTTCATCATGGATAACGCCGTGGTGGTGGGGGTGGGCAATATCTACGCCAACGAAGCACTGTTTATGGCCGGTATCGATCCGCGCCGCCCGGCCGGTAATGTCAGCCAGGAGCGCTACCTGAAGCTCGCCGAAGCTATCAAGGCGGTGCTGGCCCGGGCCATCGAGCAGGGCGGCACCACCTTGAAGGATTTTACCGCCGCCGACGGCAAGCCCGGCTACTTTGCCCAAGAGCTCAAGGTCTATGGCCGCAAGGGATTGCCTTGCCCGGCCTGCGGCGCAGAACTTCGGGAAGTGCGCATTGGCGGGCGCAGCACGGTATACTGCGCCCTTTGTCAGCGCTGA
- a CDS encoding UDP-galactopyranose/dTDP-fucopyranose mutase family protein, producing MARYLIAGAGLAGAVLARELAEGGAEVVVRDERPHVAGNCHTERDAETGVMVHRYGPHIFNTNSDEAWQYVNRFTPFRPFINRVKAVTHKGVFSLPVNLHTINQFFGEAFSPAEARTFVEGLGDDIAEPANFEEQGRKLLGSALYETFFDGYTRKQWGCEPSELPASVLKRLPVRFNYDDNYYNARYQGIPEAGYTAMVEAILDHPGIKVELGQAVAPGDGAGFDHLFWSGPLDQYFGCQLGKLGYRTVYWTEQRFDGDALGNAVLNYPDMSVPFTRKHEHKHFTPWEQHHKTIVFTEFSKATEDGDIPYYPVSRPADKALFGQYAALAKQTAGVSFIGRLGSYRYLNMDLVILETLAFARAFKADPGLTFPPAVEEMLAQ from the coding sequence ATGGCGCGGTATTTGATTGCAGGGGCAGGCCTTGCCGGGGCGGTACTGGCCCGGGAACTGGCCGAAGGCGGCGCCGAAGTGGTGGTGAGGGACGAGCGCCCCCATGTGGCCGGTAACTGCCACACCGAGCGTGACGCTGAAACCGGGGTCATGGTGCACCGCTACGGGCCCCACATCTTCAACACCAACAGCGATGAAGCCTGGCAATACGTTAACCGTTTCACGCCGTTTCGGCCCTTTATCAACAGGGTTAAGGCGGTCACCCACAAAGGGGTGTTCAGTCTGCCGGTGAACCTGCATACCATTAACCAGTTCTTTGGCGAGGCGTTCAGCCCGGCCGAGGCCCGCACTTTTGTCGAAGGCCTGGGGGATGACATTGCCGAACCGGCCAACTTCGAAGAACAGGGCCGCAAGCTGCTGGGCTCGGCGCTGTATGAAACCTTCTTTGACGGTTACACCCGCAAGCAGTGGGGCTGCGAGCCCAGCGAGTTGCCAGCCTCGGTGCTAAAACGCCTGCCGGTGCGCTTCAACTACGACGACAACTACTACAACGCCCGCTACCAGGGTATCCCCGAAGCAGGCTATACCGCCATGGTGGAGGCTATTTTGGACCACCCCGGCATTAAGGTGGAGCTGGGCCAGGCGGTGGCGCCGGGTGACGGCGCGGGCTTTGACCACCTGTTCTGGAGCGGCCCGCTGGACCAGTACTTCGGTTGCCAACTGGGCAAGCTAGGGTATCGCACCGTCTACTGGACCGAACAGCGCTTCGATGGCGACGCCTTGGGCAACGCCGTGCTCAACTACCCGGACATGAGCGTGCCCTTTACCCGCAAGCACGAGCACAAGCACTTCACCCCCTGGGAGCAGCACCACAAGACCATCGTCTTTACCGAGTTCAGCAAGGCCACCGAGGATGGCGACATCCCCTATTACCCGGTCAGCCGCCCGGCCGACAAAGCCCTGTTCGGGCAATATGCGGCGCTGGCCAAGCAAACCGCCGGGGTGTCCTTTATCGGCCGGCTGGGATCGTATCGCTACCTCAATATGGATTTGGTGATCCTCGAAACCCTGGCCTTTGCCCGGGCCTTCAAGGCCGACCCCGGGCTGACTTTCCCCCCCGCCGTTGAGGAGATGCTGGCGCAATGA
- a CDS encoding DUF707 domain-containing protein has protein sequence MNNLVICCVGDGSLHPQWLEGQKDFDLFLIYFGDQSGLYREQCQHYAEAKGSKWQLLSSQIAANWDWIKEYDAIWLPDDDIKTDAANINRIFALFHQYQLKLAQPALTPDSYISLKITRQRNWAQLRFTNYVEVMVPVMTSDTLEMLLPTFTLNKTGWGVDYYWNKLVRERGWGPLGIIDAAAVTHTRPVNPEGGYYQAMGISPGQERDEIMRRYKLSKKKRHYGAVMELAGRAVKLRWLPYIF, from the coding sequence ATGAACAACCTGGTGATCTGTTGTGTCGGGGACGGCTCCTTGCATCCCCAGTGGCTAGAAGGCCAAAAGGACTTTGACTTGTTCCTGATTTACTTTGGTGACCAGTCGGGTCTCTACCGGGAGCAATGCCAGCATTATGCCGAGGCGAAGGGCAGCAAGTGGCAGCTGCTGAGCAGCCAGATAGCGGCCAATTGGGATTGGATCAAAGAGTATGACGCCATCTGGTTGCCCGATGACGACATCAAAACCGATGCCGCCAACATCAACCGCATCTTTGCGCTGTTCCACCAGTATCAGCTGAAGCTGGCTCAGCCGGCACTGACCCCGGACAGCTACATCAGCCTCAAGATCACCCGCCAGCGCAACTGGGCCCAGCTTCGCTTTACCAATTACGTTGAAGTGATGGTGCCGGTGATGACCAGCGACACCCTGGAGATGTTGCTGCCCACCTTTACCCTCAACAAAACCGGTTGGGGCGTGGACTACTACTGGAACAAGCTGGTGCGTGAGCGCGGCTGGGGGCCACTTGGCATCATCGATGCGGCGGCGGTCACCCACACCCGGCCAGTCAATCCCGAAGGCGGCTACTACCAGGCCATGGGTATCAGCCCGGGCCAGGAGCGGGACGAGATCATGCGCCGCTATAAGCTCAGTAAGAAAAAGCGCCATTACGGCGCTGTGATGGAGCTGGCGGGTAGGGCAGTCAAACTGCGTTGGCTGCCCTATATCTTCTGA